From Erinaceus europaeus chromosome 9, mEriEur2.1, whole genome shotgun sequence, one genomic window encodes:
- the PRDX6 gene encoding peroxiredoxin-6 yields MPGGLLLGDEAPNFEANTTVGRIRFHDFLGNSWGILFSHPRDFTPVCTTELGRAAKLAPEFAKRNVKLIALSIDSVEDHLAWSKDINAYNGDEPTEKLPFPIIDDKNRELAILLGMLDPAEKDEKGMPVTARVVFIFGPDKKLKLSILYPATTGRNFDEILRVVKSLQLTAEKRVATPVDWKDGESVMVLPTIPEDEAKKLFPKGVFTKELPSGKKYLRYTPQP; encoded by the exons ATGCCCGGAGGGCTTCTGCTCGGGGACGAGGCTCCCAACTTTGAGGCTAATACCACGGTGGGCCGCATCCGCTTCCACGATTTCCTGGGAAACTC ATGGGGCATTCTCTTCTCCCACCCCCGAGACTTCACCCCAGTGTGTACCACTGAGCTTGGCAGAGCTGCGAAGCTGGCCCCAGAATTTGCCAAGAGGAATGTGAAGCTGATTGCCCTTTCCATCGACAGTGTGGAAGACCATCTTGCCTGGAGCAAG GATATTAATGCTTATAATGGAGATGAGCCCACAGAGAAGTTACCTTTCCCCATCATTGATGACAAGAATCGGGAACTTGCCATCCTGCTGGGCATGCTGGACCCTGCGGAGAAGGATGAGAAGGGCATGCCTGTGACAGCTCGGGTG gtgtttatctttggcCCTGACAAGAAGCTGAAGCTGTCGATTCTCTACCCAGCTACCACTGGTAGGAACTTTGATGAGATTCTCAGAGTAGTTAAATCTCTCCAGCTGACAGCAGAAAAGAGGGTCGCCACACCAGTGGATTGGAAG GATGGAGAAAGTGTGATGGTCCTTCCAACCATCCCCGAAGACGAAGCCAAAAAACTATTTCCTAAAGGAGTTTTCACCAAAGAGCTCCCATCTGGCAAGAAATACCTCCGCTACACTCCGCAGCCATAG